TGTCGAAGTCAAAGCAATGTAAAAACCTTACTAGATGGTATCCAATAACTAATGCCTCATCTTCAAGTTCAAATCTAATTTCTACTCCTTCCGTAGCTTCTCCAAACTTTGATGATGAATCATTGTTTTTTTAGAGTCTCTAGTTAATCCAGTGGATGATTCTAAAAAAGAGTATGCTGATTTTGTTGACAATGAGATGGTGATCCATGACTTTGAAAATTTATCGAACTGTAGGATTAGATTTACTTAGTTTATTCTTATATTATATTGATGAGTTAGAATATTTCAAAGTGTACTTTTTTCCCACTTAATATAAGTCTCTCACACCGCCgagatttttcatattttttttcgtttcatAAAAAACTCAAGCCCACCCGAACTCCAAttcctggatccgccactgactGAGTTGGCTAAATTGCAAATAGATAGCAACTGCTTCTCCAAGATTAAAGTCTCTCGATATAGACTGCAAAGGGAAACAAATCCAGTCCGGGCATTTTAACTTGTTCGGGAGATATTTGTAGCCTTCTCCAGTGATCTTAAAATTTCTGAGCTTCAGGAATCTCAGCCTCTTCATTTTTGCAAATGCTTTTGTACTTACTGTCTTAAAATTATTGGTGCCATTTAAAGTGAGTCCTTGGATTTCATCACATTCCTGTATCAAAGACACTGAGTCACATTGCGATAGATAATTTTGATGAAAACAGTACGCAAAAGAAGATACAAGAATGCACACAAGGCTAAAGTACAAGAGGTACATGATTTACAATATCGAGTTACAGTTTACTTGTACATATTGTGTGCCAACCAGCGAGTATTTTATTATTCTATGTGATGAAGCTTTAGACCTTGTTAAATGCAACAACACAATAATACTAAGATAATGTAGAAAAAGAACTCAGACTGCATTACATGCATATTTCGTGTATCACCACAACCTGAAAGATATGACTGCACATCATCTTTTTACATCACAAGACTCGGCGCAATGGCATATGAGTGGTGAAAGAAAAACCTACTGAACATAGACTTTGCAAACGAAAGTGTGGAATCATATAATCGGGTTATCAGacttagaaattttttttctttccgaGTTCAACCACATATGAGGCACACTAATTTAACGAGGGTTGCACATGCTACCGTTGTAGTATATGCATTTAATTAACATAATGATTGATCAGGATGGTACTCACATATTCATTCCACAACACCTCTTCTGCATCCTCCAAGTGCCACACTACTCCATTTTCCAAGATTTTCAGGGCACTTTGCACGAACAATTGATCTACCCATGTCACGAAGCAAATCATGCATCAGGTTGTTATGATCATTAACGGTTACAAGGCAACGTTGAATGAGGACCTCAACTCCAGTCTGTGGAGAAAGGTCAAAACTATCTAAGATTTCCTTGACATGGTCAAAAGCCTCCCCAATAAAGAACACGATATATCAAGGAACATCTCCTCCTGTTTATATTCCAGCCCATCGTAACTAATTTTGAGCctttcttgaattttctggggAGGAAGTGtttgcattgcttgattgcACATTCCCAGAAGCTTGTCCTTCTACGAGCTTGGAAAGAACCAAGAACTTTTAGAGCCAATGGCAAACCTCTGACATGCTCGTTTTCGAGATATCAGAAAGAAGCCCTTCTTGCAAACAAACCATACCCTTTGTTTGCGTAGTTCCCTGACATCGGCAAGGAAACTTGAAGCTTCAAAGCTTTAATGAAATTTGTTGTAAAGAGCCTTTGCAACTGTTGTTTTCCCAATCCCGCCCATACCACAAATTCCAACAATGCGAACATCATCTCGTTTTCCAACATCTAAAAGAGAAATAATATCTTGCATACGAGAGCCTATTCATTGTCTGCTACCTTTAAGTCTGAATTATTGAGAAATTTAGAGATCTTAGAATAATCATCCGTATAAAGTTCGCTTCATGCCTCGCAATATATCCAATAACAATAAGTCAGCACAGCAGAAGTAGAGGCTGAGCACCCAAACAACTTTGAATTGATACATACTACAAATACTCCATATAATTATTGCTCCTAAAGAGTTCAACAGATGACAACTTAGACTCagaaatcaatcaatcaaaatctTCAGATAGAAAGGTTGTTCATAAATTTGTGCAAATTCTTTAATCCAAAGTGTCATCTTGTTTGATAGTAGTAGCCACTAGTACATGAAGATTGAGAATCAGCAAACTACATCGTATTAATATGAGTTTGGAATTCTTGATAACAATTAAGATAGATTAGTTAGTAAATATTACCCATCAGCTTTGGTTTTAAGATCCCAGCCAGACAAATTTGCAGCATCAGTAAGAGCAGCTTCCACCTCTTCACTAcatcttcatctttctttCCATGTTTCTGATCAAAAGCCTCCCCAAATGTACCGCTCTGTTTCCGGACATCTGAAGGATCAACATCATAAAATACTGAGAAGACTCGTTGCCCCAGTGTTATTCTACACTCCATGATCATCACTAGCTTCTCAAGACACCAACTTGAATCCGCATACCTTCTTGAGAAGACAATGACAGAGATTTTGGAGCCTTGGATTGCCCGCAGCAGTTCCTCATTTATAATCTCTCCCCTCTGGAGTTCATTTTCATCAATAAAAACTTTGATCCCAGCATCCTTTAAGGCCTGGTAGAGATGGCCGGTGAAGTTCTTGCGCGTGTCTTCACCTCTGAAGCTCAAGAAAACATCATAAATCCAATGATTTGAGGAGGATGGCTCAGATGAAGAGGAGTCTTCATCAGATTTCCTACTTGTGGCCATTGGTAGCGTAGACTGCAAAACAGCAATTGATCAGAAGGAAGGATGATTCACATGACTAACTCTTTGTTTTTTCCCTTTTTCATTTCCTACAAAGCAATTCAACTTATCGaagtttaacaacacttacaagaaagaaatcaaacaagattttaATTGATTGATTTATACTAACTGACTTAAGTCTTCAccaagtttaacaacacttagggtagaaatcaaataagattacatttaagcaccaaatcaaACATGCTTCACGGTGACGTAACTCATCATGtggtacatgtaaatttccagaatttcccactttaattaacacaaaccgaacctacttatggcatgattcgatttgtgtcaatatagataatgaagatagcactcaaatacaattttaGAGACTACATtgaagcactaaattcatatgcacatatctgaaaataatcTAAGAGCAAAAAGAagagtagaacacaacaatagaaatacaaacttcaataattataagaacatatatTCGACATAAtctcaaaaacatattaaatacaatctgaaaattctaaaacaaatacaaaaccaatacttccacataaacaacaacttacaatcttcatagacaaagaattgtagattaacataaataaacgaagtcatggagatgagttgcgagaatcacacgttgtatgaACTTTAGAGTTACAGCCCTGCAataggtgaaactcggtggagatgatgatgactTTGGGGTGAA
This genomic interval from Argentina anserina chromosome 1, drPotAnse1.1, whole genome shotgun sequence contains the following:
- the LOC126803709 gene encoding disease resistance protein TAO1-like, translated to MATSRKSDEDSSSSEPSSSNHWIYDVFLSFRGEDTRKNFTGHLYQALKDAGIKVFIDENELQRGEIINEELLRAIQGSKISVIVFSRRYADSSWCLEKLVMIMECRITLGQRVFSVFYDVDPSDVRKQSGTFGEAFDQKHGKKDEDVVKRWKLLLLMLQICLAGILKPKLMVIWPSPVTISTNQRLDAAPITSAFTICNSSNSQ